In Calditerricola satsumensis, the DNA window AGATCGACGCGCTGATCGAGCTCCTGCGCCCGTACGGCATCAAGGAACTGACGCGCACCGGCGTGACGGCGATGATGCGCGGTTCGGTCAAGCAAGCCGTTCACGCGTGAGGCGGCCGATGAAGCTTCTTGGGCGATGCACACGGGAGCAATACACTTCCTTCCTTATACAAATAGGGTTGCATGATCAATCCAAATTCAAAAAGAGGAGGAGATGTGCCCATGGCGACGCTCTATTACGAAAAGGATGTCGACCGCTCGGTTCTCGAAGGGAAAACGATCGCCATCATCGGTTACGGGAGCCAGGGTCACGCCCAGGCGCAGAACCTGCGCGACAGCGGGTTTTCCGTGATCATCGGCGTGCGGCCGGGCAAGTCGTGGGAGCAGGCCGAGCGGGACGGCTTTGCCGTGTACACGCCGGACGAGGCGGCGGCGCGGGCCGACGTGATCCAGCTCCTCCTGCCCGACGAGAAGCAGCCCGAGGTGTACCGCACGCAGATCGAACCCCACCTCACCGCCGGCAAGGCCCTGTTCTTCTCCCACGGGTTCAACATCCACTTCGGGCAGATCGTCCCGCCCAAGGACGTGGACGTGGTGATGGTGGCGCCCAAGAGCCCGGGCCACCTTGTGCGCCGTGTCTTTACGGAAGGTTTTGGTGTGCCGGCCCTCCTCGCCGTGCACCAGGACGCCACGGGGCAGGCCAAGGCGCTGGGCCTGGCTTACGCCAGCGGCATCGGCAGCACGCGGGCTGGGGTGATCGAGACGACGTTCCGGGAAGAGACGGAGACGGACCTCTTTGGCGAGCAAGTCGTGCTGTGCGGCGGCGTGACGGCGCTCATCCAG includes these proteins:
- the ilvC gene encoding ketol-acid reductoisomerase, with product MATLYYEKDVDRSVLEGKTIAIIGYGSQGHAQAQNLRDSGFSVIIGVRPGKSWEQAERDGFAVYTPDEAAARADVIQLLLPDEKQPEVYRTQIEPHLTAGKALFFSHGFNIHFGQIVPPKDVDVVMVAPKSPGHLVRRVFTEGFGVPALLAVHQDATGQAKALGLAYASGIGSTRAGVIETTFREETETDLFGEQVVLCGGVTALIQAGFETLVEAGYQPEIAYFECLHELKLIVDLMYEGGLANMRHSISDTAEFGDYLIGKRIINDEVRREMKKVLAEIQDGTFARTWILENQTGRPFMNARRRQEAEHPIEQVGARLRALMAWQKKREDVPVGR